CAAATCAGGATACACAATGTTTTCAGCAACAAAAGCATAAAACGCCTTCAATCCTCCCGGAAACTGTGGCTGATCCTCTACAATCTGGAAGATCTCCTCAGCTTTTTCCTCTTCAGGCTCTTCCAGTACCACGTCATACATCACGTCCTTTACGGCCATATCCTCAGTAAGCTCCACATCCAAATCAAATTTCACTTCGTCTAAGACTTCCGCATCATCTATCTCCCTGAGTACAAATACTTCTACCCTCTTAGGTGGCGGTGGCGGGGACTGCAAACTTGGGGGCACCTCCAGTATTTCGTCAAAATCTGAACTCACATCGCCCAAATCCACCATTTGAGTTTCATCATAAATCTTCCAATTGAAAGCAATAACGGCAAAGAGAAGACTCAAGCTGAGACCGATGAAAAAGAACAACGGCCGACGTTCGGCATCCATCTTTTCCCTTGACCTTTTGAGGTCTAGTAAACCTTGGTATTGATTAACCCTACCTTGCTTGTGCAGCATTTCATTGGCTTGAATGGCCTCTGACAGGCCACCTTCGTGAGGGTCTACATGAGGCTTTGGAGGTGTGAGCGTCTTCATGATTTTGTTGGTTAAATAATTAGGCTAAGATCAATGGAATTGGCCCGCATAACTATGACGAACCTCAATCATCCAACTGATAGTCGTCAATCAGGCTTCTCGATTTTGTTCACTTCATACACTCAGTTCGCTTACTTTTTATTTTCTTTAATTCGTGAATTCGACCAAGGCTGTTTTTGAGCGTTTTGTCCCGGAAAACTCAGTGACGTACTGTTGTAAATTGCTCGACTATTTTGGTTTTGAGTTTAAAATCAAAAAAAGCCGGCAAACCAAACTCGGGGATTACAGGTACACCCCAAAAACCAAAAAGCACACCATCACCATTAACAATGACTTGAATCAATTTTCCTTTCTCGTCACTTTCCTGCATGAAGTGGCTCACCTTGTCACTTTTAATGCGCACGGTCGAAAGGCCGCACCTCACGGGCAAGAATGGAAGGATAATTTCAAAAAGATTGCCACACCAGTGCTCAATGAATCTGTGTTTCCGGCACCTGTACTACTGGCGCTTACCAACTATTTTAAAAACCCTAAAGCTGCAAGCTGCTCGGATCCAATCCTTTACAACGTTCTGAAAAAATTCGATGGTCCCTCCGACCTGATTCCTCTGAGCAAAATACCTGTTGGTCACTCATTTGAATTCAATGAAAAAGTCTATAAAAAATTGGAAAAGAAAAGAACCAGAAGCCTCTGTATGGAAGAACGATCCGCCAGACGCTATCTCATATCTGAAGTCGCTCAGGTGATGCTGATTGAAGACTAACTGGCAATGAAAGATTAAGGCTATATAACTATTCAATTATCAGATTGATATATTCCAAGGTTTGTAGTAAATTGAGTGTTTTGTTACCAACCAGCATCATTAATGTCCAACACAGTTTCCATTTACAACTTTAAGGGAGGCGTAGGGAAAACCACTACCGCACTCAATCTTGGAATCAGTTGGTCGAGATCCTTTAAGGTTCTCCTTATAGACTTTGATCCTCAGTGTAACCTCACCAATGCCATTACTATAGAGGAACCAAGAAACACTATTTATAACAACATCAGAAATCTGCTGCATGATCATGACCCGGATATTGAGCCGCTGGAAATCACACCTTATCTGCACATCATTCCTGGAGATTTTCAAATGACTCAGATTGAATCCAATAATCAGTTTATTTCATTTGGCACAGGTATCATTGCCCGCCTTCTTAGCTCTCAGCGAAGGGAATATGACTTTATCATTATGGACTGCCCTACCAACTTTGGGGTACTGGTCAAAGCCATACTTGGGAGCTCCAAAAACATCCTCATACCGGCGCAAGCCGATAGTTTTTCCATCACCGGCATACAAACGCTGATGGGCTACCTGAATATGGTAGAGAATAGCCTTCTCAATATTCTTGGCGTATTTTTCAATATGTATAACAACAACCTTATCCTGTCTCAGGAAAAATTTAATGAAGCCAAGAACTCTTTTGGCAACCTCATATTGGATACCACTGTGAGCCGATCCATTAAGGTAGGCGAAGCACTGGATATTGGTCAGGCCATCAGTGACTATTCACCTGACAATACTGCCGCCGTAGAGTTTATGAAATTGAGTGATGAATTGCTGGCCAAGTTTCTTGGGAATGTTTCCAGCCATGTAGTACTGGAGAATCTCAACCTTCAGGAATAAAGCTAAAAGAGTGCTCTCATAACCAATAAAAAAAGGAATCTCCACCAATGAAGATTCCTCTTTTCATCCAAGATGTTTATCAGGATCAGTTTTTTCCCCCTTCTACGTCAAGTTTCTGACTCTGGGGTTGTAATACATTTCCATCACTGTCTATGGCGATCACTTCACCATAACCCAGTGCCTTGATCTCCGCCATGATCTTCTTGCTATCCCCTACCACCAGCCAGGTCATTTTTTGAGGATCGATGATTTCTTTGGCCAACTTTTGAACCTTGGAAAGCTCCAGGCTTTGCACCTCGCCGGCATAGGTCTGATAGTAGTCATCGGCAAGACCATACCTCACTATGTTAGCGATAGACCCTTCCACGGCATTCATGGTTTCCCACTGACCGGGCAGGCTGAGTATTTCATTGGTTTTGGTCTTTTCAAACTCCTCTTTAGTGGCCGGATTGTCACCTATATACCCCTTGAGTTCGCCCATGATCTCCTTCATAGATGGAGCAGTCTGGTCGGTCTGTACAGGCGCATAAGCCAGGAACGGACGCTGACCTTTGGCCGAATAAAGGAATGTAAATGCTCCGTATGCCCAACCTTTATCTTCCCGTAGATTCATATTCACTCTGGAGGTAAACTCCCCTCCAAGAATATTATTCATCATACTCACTCCTATTTCGCTGACCTCACCATAGGGTTTGGTCAGGTGTCCTGTGATGATCACTGACTGGAGTGCATCTGGCTTATCCATCACATATATCTTGTTCTTATTGGGGGCACCCACCATTTCCAGGTTCTTCTTGGGTACCTCTCCTGACTTCCACTTCTTGAAGTTCAGCTCCAGTTTTTGTTTCAGGTCGTCCATGGTGATATCCCCCACTGCTACAATGGTGGCGTTATTGGGTTTAAACCAAGTCTCATAAAACTTCATCAGGTCCTCGCGAGTCATGGCAGACACAGTGGACTCATATCCCGAGCCGGTCAGCGGGCTACCGTAGGCATGATCCTCGCCATATAAAAATTTTGGCAGGGTGCGGAGAGCCATAGACACCGGGCTTTTCTTTTCATTCTGTATCCCCACTATCTGTTGCTTTTGCAATCGCTCAAAATCAGCTTGTGGGAAAGCCGGGTTCAGCACCACATCTGCAAATAGGGCC
This Marinoscillum sp. 108 DNA region includes the following protein-coding sequences:
- a CDS encoding energy transducer TonB codes for the protein MKTLTPPKPHVDPHEGGLSEAIQANEMLHKQGRVNQYQGLLDLKRSREKMDAERRPLFFFIGLSLSLLFAVIAFNWKIYDETQMVDLGDVSSDFDEILEVPPSLQSPPPPPKRVEVFVLREIDDAEVLDEVKFDLDVELTEDMAVKDVMYDVVLEEPEEEKAEEIFQIVEDQPQFPGGLKAFYAFVAENIVYPDLAKRLDISGRVFVRFVIEKDGSITDVQVVKGIGGGCDEEAVKVLENSPKWIPGKQRGNNVRVYMTVPILFLLKER
- a CDS encoding ParA family protein, with protein sequence MSNTVSIYNFKGGVGKTTTALNLGISWSRSFKVLLIDFDPQCNLTNAITIEEPRNTIYNNIRNLLHDHDPDIEPLEITPYLHIIPGDFQMTQIESNNQFISFGTGIIARLLSSQRREYDFIIMDCPTNFGVLVKAILGSSKNILIPAQADSFSITGIQTLMGYLNMVENSLLNILGVFFNMYNNNLILSQEKFNEAKNSFGNLILDTTVSRSIKVGEALDIGQAISDYSPDNTAAVEFMKLSDELLAKFLGNVSSHVVLENLNLQE
- a CDS encoding SprT-like domain-containing protein; translated protein: MNSTKAVFERFVPENSVTYCCKLLDYFGFEFKIKKSRQTKLGDYRYTPKTKKHTITINNDLNQFSFLVTFLHEVAHLVTFNAHGRKAAPHGQEWKDNFKKIATPVLNESVFPAPVLLALTNYFKNPKAASCSDPILYNVLKKFDGPSDLIPLSKIPVGHSFEFNEKVYKKLEKKRTRSLCMEERSARRYLISEVAQVMLIED